In one window of Lacticaseibacillus casei DSM 20011 = JCM 1134 = ATCC 393 DNA:
- a CDS encoding Mini-ribonuclease 3, giving the protein MTFDPKQLNGIALAYMGDAVYEVYVREHLLKRGLVRPAALQRAAKDFVSAKAQAALIAGMEDEHLLNDEEVAVFKHGRNAKSYTHAKNTDVVTYRVSTGFEALFGYLHLEKHDKRVAELAAWCIQYVEEGKTGHGKTAASSTK; this is encoded by the coding sequence ATGACATTTGATCCAAAACAATTGAACGGCATCGCATTGGCCTATATGGGCGATGCGGTTTATGAGGTCTACGTTCGGGAACATCTTCTCAAACGCGGGTTGGTGCGCCCGGCTGCCTTACAGCGCGCCGCCAAAGATTTTGTTTCTGCCAAAGCGCAGGCGGCCTTAATCGCGGGGATGGAAGACGAGCACTTGCTTAACGACGAAGAGGTCGCGGTTTTCAAACATGGGCGTAATGCCAAAAGTTACACGCATGCCAAGAATACCGATGTCGTCACGTATCGCGTTTCGACCGGCTTTGAGGCCTTATTTGGCTATCTGCATCTCGAAAAGCACGACAAGCGGGTTGCCGAATTAGCCGCATGGTGTATTCAGTACGTTGAAGAAGGGAAGACGGGTCATGGCAAAACAGCCGCAAGCAGCACCAAATGA
- the cysS gene encoding cysteine--tRNA ligase translates to MLTLYNTMSRQKEPFTPLHPGEIRMYVCGPTVYNYIHIGNTRSAIAFDTIRRYFEYRGYHVTYVSNFTDVDDKIINAAHKTGEAPLDLAQRFIDAFMEDTTALGIEPATAHPRASQMIPDIIDFVQDLVAKGYAYAVDGDVYYRARKFKHYGELSHQNVDELEEGASQHITQEELAKKEDPIDFALWKAAKPGEISWDSPWGKGRPGWHIECSVMSTQLLGDTFDIHGGGQDLEFPHHENEIAQSEAKTGKQFVRYWMHNGFVTIGEDDEKMSKSLGNFITVHDILKTVDPQVLRFFMAGTQYRMPIRYSDANLKNAANSLNRLKIARENLVYRRDNAVPGVDPKITEQLQTLKDQFITAMDDDVNVQNGLTVLFDLAKLLNEYANENTVNRESLDDLLNLYDAWLQIFGVVFADQTNLDADIDALVKARDVARAAKDFAKSDQIRDQLAAQGIILEDTPQGTRWRRK, encoded by the coding sequence ATGTTAACGTTATATAATACGATGTCCCGGCAAAAAGAGCCGTTCACGCCACTGCACCCTGGAGAGATTCGGATGTACGTCTGCGGACCGACTGTCTATAATTATATCCACATCGGTAATACGCGCAGTGCGATTGCGTTTGATACGATTCGCCGCTATTTTGAATACCGCGGTTATCATGTCACTTATGTTTCGAATTTCACGGATGTTGACGATAAAATCATCAATGCCGCGCATAAAACCGGCGAAGCACCGCTCGATTTGGCGCAGCGGTTTATTGATGCCTTCATGGAAGATACCACGGCGTTGGGAATCGAACCAGCGACTGCCCATCCACGCGCGAGTCAAATGATTCCGGACATTATTGATTTTGTTCAGGACTTGGTCGCAAAAGGCTATGCTTACGCCGTCGATGGGGACGTGTATTATCGGGCGCGCAAGTTCAAACATTATGGCGAGTTAAGCCATCAAAATGTCGACGAACTCGAAGAAGGCGCCAGTCAGCACATTACGCAAGAAGAACTGGCTAAAAAAGAAGATCCGATTGATTTTGCATTGTGGAAAGCTGCCAAGCCCGGTGAAATCAGCTGGGACTCTCCTTGGGGCAAAGGCCGACCAGGGTGGCACATCGAATGCTCGGTCATGAGCACCCAACTTCTCGGCGATACGTTTGACATTCACGGCGGCGGTCAGGATCTTGAGTTCCCGCATCACGAAAATGAAATCGCCCAGAGTGAAGCCAAAACCGGCAAGCAGTTCGTCCGCTATTGGATGCACAATGGCTTTGTGACCATTGGCGAAGATGATGAAAAAATGAGCAAATCGCTTGGTAACTTCATTACGGTTCATGACATTTTGAAAACAGTCGATCCGCAAGTTCTGCGGTTCTTCATGGCCGGCACTCAATACCGGATGCCAATACGTTACTCCGATGCCAACCTCAAGAACGCAGCGAACAGCCTTAATCGCCTAAAAATCGCCCGTGAAAATCTGGTTTATCGCCGCGATAATGCCGTCCCAGGCGTTGATCCCAAGATCACTGAACAATTACAAACGTTGAAAGACCAATTTATCACCGCCATGGATGATGATGTAAACGTCCAAAACGGGTTGACCGTCCTTTTTGACTTGGCTAAATTACTGAACGAATATGCCAACGAAAATACGGTTAATCGTGAAAGCCTCGACGACTTACTGAATCTTTATGATGCGTGGCTGCAGATCTTCGGCGTGGTTTTTGCCGATCAGACCAATCTCGATGCCGATATTGATGCGTTAGTGAAAGCGCGCGATGTTGCCCGGGCAGCGAAAGACTTTGCCAAAAGTGATCAGATTCGTGATCAGCTGGCAGCGCAAGGTATTATTTTGGAAGACACTCCTCAAGGAACGCGGTGGCGCAGAAAATGA
- a CDS encoding helix-turn-helix domain-containing protein, with the protein MSTWNEVKGKIDSIPDEALTIIDALTELEAERIRRGISQKQFAETIGMKQPQLAKIERLDSVPSLTTLSRYAKGLGKGIRLSIVTR; encoded by the coding sequence GTGTCCACTTGGAATGAAGTTAAGGGTAAAATTGATTCTATTCCTGACGAAGCATTGACCATCATCGATGCATTAACTGAACTTGAAGCGGAACGGATTCGCCGCGGGATCTCACAAAAGCAATTCGCCGAAACAATTGGCATGAAGCAGCCGCAGCTTGCAAAGATTGAGCGCTTAGACTCTGTTCCGTCGCTGACGACATTGTCACGGTATGCTAAGGGACTTGGAAAAGGGATTCGTTTATCGATCGTGACGCGTTAA
- a CDS encoding FAD-binding oxidoreductase: MAIFTAYDNAEILAALRAAAPHAEIHTDDQVARKHSANGNAQLEIDGRILAYVAAGDVADIQGVLKIARQYHIPVVPQGADTSTVIGADGLNGSIIISTVRMNRIKEISKGDLLAVVEPGVINGDLDKEARKQGLFYAPDPGSKPISSIGGNAATNAGGMSTVKYGATTDNVLGLKVVLADGREIKLGGRTYKHAFSYDLTHFFVGSEGTLGIITEITVKLNPIPIGTPVVGVAYFDNMTALAKGVEDLRLSGIYPVTLEALDGLTVAALDRYKGTHYAEGAEAMLIFRLDAGGEASLKMAEQILTADHAKNIKVTSDPDEAGAIIKLRQDMLPAVFANGQHIMEDMAVPLSKLPEMMDYIAEIAKDLNVEIYTAGHAGDGNVHPTVIWPADQTEPPKEALQAIRMMFRKALALGGTISGEHAVGMSKNQWNNEELGFDVDEIQHQIKDLFDPLNILNPKRKID; encoded by the coding sequence ATGGCAATTTTTACTGCTTATGACAATGCGGAGATCCTTGCAGCTTTACGTGCCGCCGCACCGCACGCGGAGATTCATACAGATGATCAGGTTGCGCGCAAACATAGCGCCAATGGCAATGCTCAGCTGGAGATTGACGGCAGAATTTTGGCCTATGTCGCGGCTGGCGATGTTGCGGATATTCAAGGTGTTTTGAAAATAGCGCGGCAATATCACATTCCGGTCGTTCCTCAAGGCGCGGATACCAGTACCGTTATCGGGGCGGATGGCCTCAATGGCAGCATTATCATATCAACGGTGCGCATGAATCGGATTAAGGAAATCAGCAAAGGTGACTTGTTGGCGGTTGTAGAACCGGGCGTGATTAACGGTGACTTGGATAAAGAAGCCCGCAAGCAAGGCTTGTTCTATGCGCCTGATCCGGGTTCTAAGCCGATTTCCAGTATCGGCGGTAACGCAGCGACCAATGCCGGTGGGATGAGTACGGTCAAGTACGGCGCAACAACGGACAATGTGCTGGGCTTGAAAGTCGTGCTTGCAGATGGCAGAGAAATCAAACTCGGCGGTCGCACTTATAAGCATGCCTTTAGCTATGACTTGACCCATTTTTTTGTGGGATCTGAAGGCACATTAGGCATTATTACGGAAATCACCGTTAAGTTGAATCCGATTCCGATCGGGACGCCTGTGGTCGGGGTGGCTTATTTTGATAACATGACGGCCTTGGCCAAAGGGGTCGAAGATTTGCGGTTGTCGGGGATTTATCCGGTGACCCTCGAAGCACTGGACGGCTTGACCGTTGCGGCGTTGGATCGGTATAAAGGCACACACTATGCAGAAGGTGCCGAGGCAATGCTCATTTTCCGGCTGGATGCGGGTGGTGAAGCCAGTCTGAAAATGGCAGAACAGATTTTAACGGCTGATCACGCCAAGAATATCAAGGTAACCAGCGATCCTGATGAAGCAGGCGCCATCATCAAACTGCGGCAGGATATGTTACCAGCGGTCTTCGCGAATGGTCAACACATTATGGAAGATATGGCCGTGCCGCTATCCAAGCTGCCGGAGATGATGGACTACATTGCCGAGATTGCCAAAGATTTGAACGTTGAAATCTACACTGCCGGCCATGCCGGTGACGGCAATGTGCATCCAACGGTTATCTGGCCAGCCGACCAGACGGAACCGCCAAAAGAAGCGCTCCAAGCCATTCGCATGATGTTCCGCAAAGCACTGGCGTTGGGCGGCACGATTTCCGGCGAGCACGCCGTGGGGATGAGCAAGAATCAGTGGAACAACGAGGAGCTCGGCTTTGATGTTGATGAAATTCAGCATCAAATCAAGGACTTGTTTGATCCGCTGAATATCTTGAATCCGAAGCGGAAGATTGATTAA